The following coding sequences lie in one Rhizobium binae genomic window:
- a CDS encoding NAD(P)/FAD-dependent oxidoreductase, whose translation MPAPLTRVDTTPQPPAAADAVVIGGGIVGVFAAYYLARRGLKVALVEKGLIGAEQSSRNWGWCRQQNRDARELPMSTKSLDLWERFATETGEDTGFRRCGLLYLSNSDEELSGWARWRDFARSVGVTTHMLGGAEATERGGATGAAWKGGVFSPTDGTADPANAAPAVARAIVKLGGTVHQSCAARGVEIEGGRLSGVVTEHGTIRTKIAILAGGAWASSFCRHLGIRFPQASIRSSILSVSPGASNLPDALHTSAVSVTRRGDGGYTLAISGRGRVDPTAQQLRFAPQFLPMFARRWRSLAPGGLEGIRSGHESLARWRLDSKTPMEHMRVLDPAVDEATIRLTHSRALQLLPALRNTEINAAWAGYIDSTPDGVPGIGEISTLPGFILAAGFSGHGFGIGPGAGHLIADIATGEEPIVDPRPYHPSRFAASAWGKVADF comes from the coding sequence ATGCCCGCACCGCTTACGCGCGTCGACACCACACCACAGCCGCCGGCTGCCGCCGATGCGGTGGTGATCGGCGGCGGCATCGTCGGCGTTTTCGCCGCCTATTATCTGGCCCGGCGCGGATTGAAGGTCGCCCTAGTCGAGAAGGGTCTGATCGGGGCGGAGCAGTCGAGCCGCAATTGGGGCTGGTGCCGGCAGCAGAACCGCGACGCGCGTGAATTGCCGATGTCGACGAAGAGCCTCGATCTGTGGGAGCGCTTCGCGACCGAGACCGGCGAGGACACCGGCTTCCGCCGCTGCGGTCTCCTCTATCTCAGCAACAGCGACGAAGAACTCTCCGGCTGGGCCCGCTGGCGCGATTTCGCCCGGTCGGTCGGCGTCACGACACATATGCTGGGCGGTGCAGAGGCAACCGAACGCGGGGGCGCCACCGGCGCCGCGTGGAAAGGCGGGGTATTTTCACCGACTGACGGCACCGCCGATCCCGCAAATGCCGCGCCGGCCGTGGCGCGCGCGATCGTCAAGCTCGGCGGCACGGTGCATCAATCCTGTGCGGCCCGCGGCGTCGAGATCGAAGGCGGCAGGCTTTCGGGCGTCGTCACGGAGCACGGCACGATCCGGACGAAGATCGCGATCCTGGCCGGTGGCGCCTGGGCCTCCTCCTTCTGCCGCCATCTCGGCATTCGTTTCCCACAAGCCTCGATCCGCTCGTCGATCCTCTCGGTTTCACCGGGAGCGAGCAACCTGCCGGATGCGCTGCATACATCGGCGGTTTCCGTGACACGCCGTGGCGACGGCGGCTACACGCTGGCGATCAGCGGCCGCGGCCGCGTCGATCCCACCGCGCAGCAGTTGCGTTTCGCGCCGCAGTTCCTGCCGATGTTCGCGCGGCGTTGGCGAAGCCTCGCACCCGGCGGATTGGAGGGAATTCGCTCGGGACATGAATCGCTGGCGCGTTGGCGGCTCGACAGTAAGACGCCGATGGAGCACATGCGCGTCCTCGACCCGGCGGTCGACGAGGCCACCATTCGTCTGACGCATTCGCGGGCGCTCCAGCTTCTGCCCGCGTTGAGGAATACCGAAATCAACGCAGCCTGGGCTGGCTATATCGACAGCACGCCGGACGGCGTGCCGGGAATTGGTGAGATCTCCACCCTTCCGGGTTTCATCCTCGCCGCAGGCTTCAGCGGCCACGGCTTCGGAATCGGCCCGGGCGCCGGGCATCTGATTGCCGATATCGCGACCGGGGAAGAGCCGATCGTCGATCCGCGGCCCTACCACCCCAGCCGTTTTGCGGCCTCCGCCTGGGGCAAAGTCGCCGATTTCTAG
- a CDS encoding Lrp/AsnC family transcriptional regulator produces MKLDRIDIKILYELQKNGRVTNVELAELVNLSPSPCLMRVKKLQSEGYIEGYSAQINVSKLGQTLTVFTEITLKNHRQIDFARFLAAIEKVDQVIECHLVSGGYDYLLKFVTAGIDEYQTIMERLTDMDVGIDKYFSFVVLKSPIVKAHMPLTTLFPH; encoded by the coding sequence ATGAAACTTGACCGGATCGACATAAAAATCCTCTACGAACTGCAGAAGAATGGCCGCGTCACCAATGTGGAACTCGCCGAACTGGTCAATCTGTCGCCGAGCCCCTGCCTGATGCGCGTGAAGAAGCTGCAATCCGAAGGCTACATCGAAGGCTATTCGGCGCAGATCAATGTCAGCAAACTCGGACAGACCCTGACCGTCTTTACCGAGATTACACTGAAGAACCATCGGCAGATCGACTTCGCCCGCTTCCTCGCGGCGATCGAGAAGGTCGATCAGGTGATCGAATGCCATCTGGTTTCAGGCGGCTATGACTACCTCCTGAAATTCGTCACCGCCGGCATTGACGAATATCAGACGATCATGGAGAGGCTCACCGATATGGATGTCGGCATCGACAAATATTTCAGCTTCGTCGTGCTGAAGTCGCCGATCGTCAAGGCCCACATGCCACTGACGACCTTGTTCCCGCATTAA
- a CDS encoding ABC transporter ATP-binding protein yields the protein MSNFIEIRDLKVEATTDSGRRVEIIKGVSLDIAEGEIVALIGESGSGKTTIALTLMGHTRAGCRISGGSVSVGGKDMVTLSEKQRAKVRGTQVAYVPQSAAAAFNPATSIMDQVIEVTRIHQLMSPEDARARAIELFRALSLPEPETIGSRYPHQVSGGQLQRLAAAMALIGDPTLVIFDEPTTALDVTTQIEVLRAFKSVMKKGGISGVYVSHDLAVVAQIADRIVVLKGGEAQETGTTEEILNDPKHPYTRELLAAFEPKSRGRAGAIEAATAPLLTIENLVAGYGQRQADGLPLVRAVEHVSLTVEKGRNLGIIGESGCGKSTLARTIAGILPAAVGKIIFDGTELRRSARERSRDQLREMQIVFQYADTALNPAKSVEDILARPLVFYHRMHRQARNARIDELLDMVRLPRNLRHRRPGELSGGQKQRVNFARALAADPKLILCDEITSALDTVVAAAVIDLLKELQRELGLSYIFISHDLSVVEAICDEIVVMYGGRKIEEISPAKVKGPQHPYSQLLFSSVPTLDPAWLDELQQDPELVRAYCRH from the coding sequence ATGAGCAATTTCATCGAAATTCGTGACCTGAAGGTCGAAGCCACCACCGATTCCGGCCGACGCGTCGAGATCATCAAGGGTGTCAGTCTTGATATTGCCGAGGGCGAGATCGTCGCGCTGATCGGTGAGAGCGGCTCGGGCAAGACGACCATCGCCCTGACGCTGATGGGCCATACCCGCGCGGGCTGTCGCATCTCCGGCGGCAGCGTTTCGGTCGGCGGCAAGGACATGGTCACCCTCAGCGAGAAGCAGCGCGCCAAGGTGCGCGGCACGCAAGTCGCCTATGTGCCGCAATCGGCCGCCGCCGCCTTCAACCCGGCCACATCGATCATGGACCAGGTGATCGAGGTTACCCGCATTCATCAGCTGATGTCGCCGGAAGATGCGCGTGCCCGGGCCATCGAGCTCTTTCGGGCGCTTTCCCTACCGGAACCGGAGACGATCGGCAGCCGGTACCCGCACCAGGTTTCCGGCGGCCAGTTGCAGCGCCTTGCAGCCGCCATGGCGCTGATCGGCGATCCCACTCTGGTCATCTTCGACGAGCCGACAACGGCGCTCGACGTGACGACCCAGATCGAAGTTCTGCGCGCTTTCAAATCGGTGATGAAAAAAGGCGGCATATCGGGCGTCTATGTCTCGCACGACCTTGCCGTCGTCGCCCAGATCGCCGACCGCATCGTCGTTCTCAAAGGCGGAGAAGCCCAGGAAACCGGCACCACCGAAGAGATTCTGAACGATCCAAAGCATCCCTATACCAGAGAACTGCTTGCAGCCTTCGAGCCGAAATCGCGCGGCAGGGCGGGCGCAATAGAGGCCGCGACGGCGCCGCTTCTGACGATCGAAAATCTCGTCGCTGGGTACGGACAGCGCCAAGCCGACGGCCTTCCCCTGGTTCGCGCCGTCGAGCACGTGAGCCTGACGGTGGAAAAAGGGCGCAACCTCGGCATCATCGGAGAATCCGGTTGCGGTAAGTCGACGCTCGCCCGCACCATTGCCGGCATCCTGCCGGCAGCCGTCGGCAAGATCATCTTCGACGGCACGGAACTGCGCCGCAGCGCTCGCGAGCGCTCACGTGATCAGTTGCGCGAGATGCAGATCGTGTTCCAATATGCCGATACGGCGCTCAATCCGGCAAAATCCGTCGAGGACATCCTCGCCAGGCCGCTGGTTTTTTACCATCGCATGCATCGACAGGCGCGAAATGCCCGCATCGACGAACTCCTCGACATGGTGCGCCTTCCCCGCAATCTGCGCCACCGCAGGCCGGGGGAACTCTCGGGCGGGCAAAAGCAGCGCGTCAACTTCGCCCGGGCGCTCGCCGCCGATCCGAAGCTCATCCTCTGCGACGAGATCACCTCGGCGCTTGACACCGTGGTCGCTGCCGCCGTCATCGATCTCCTCAAGGAACTTCAGCGCGAACTCGGCCTCTCCTACATCTTCATCAGCCACGATCTCTCGGTGGTGGAGGCGATCTGCGACGAGATCGTCGTCATGTATGGCGGCCGTAAGATCGAAGAAATCAGCCCCGCGAAGGTGAAGGGGCCGCAGCATCCCTATTCGCAACTGCTCTTCTCGTCGGTGCCGACGCTTGATCCGGCCTGGCTCGACGAGCTCCAGCAGGATCCAGAACTAGTGCGGGCCTATTGCCGGCACTGA
- a CDS encoding ABC transporter permease, translating to MTMTSSETTSARLPGTRLGYRFNLVGAIGLTVILAWALVAIFAPLIIPYPIGEIVDLDYFGPMSRELWLGSDYLGRDMLSRILMGARYTVGISLAAVTIACFSGVVLGMIAAVAGGWLDTILSRFLDAMNSIPSKLFGLVVVAAVGSSIPVLILTLSVIYIPGSYRFARALAVNINAMDFITVARIRGESTLYLIRSEILPNIVGPVLADLGIRFVFIVLLLSGLSFLGLGVQPPYADWGALVRENIGGLPFGAPAVMFPSLAIASLTISVNLLIDNLPQKIRDRSPS from the coding sequence ATGACCATGACCAGCTCCGAGACCACTTCCGCCCGGCTGCCCGGAACCCGGCTTGGTTATCGCTTCAACCTCGTCGGAGCGATCGGCCTGACCGTCATCCTCGCTTGGGCGCTCGTCGCGATCTTCGCGCCATTGATTATCCCCTATCCCATCGGCGAAATTGTCGATCTCGATTATTTCGGCCCGATGAGCCGGGAGCTCTGGCTGGGCTCTGATTATCTCGGCCGCGATATGCTGTCGCGGATTCTGATGGGCGCGCGTTATACGGTCGGCATCTCGCTCGCGGCGGTAACGATCGCCTGCTTCAGCGGTGTGGTGCTCGGCATGATCGCGGCGGTCGCCGGCGGCTGGCTCGACACGATCCTCAGCCGCTTCCTCGATGCCATGAATTCCATTCCGAGCAAGCTTTTCGGTCTGGTGGTGGTTGCCGCCGTCGGCTCTTCGATCCCGGTTCTGATCCTGACGCTGTCGGTGATCTACATCCCTGGCTCCTATCGCTTCGCCCGGGCACTCGCCGTCAACATCAATGCAATGGATTTCATCACCGTCGCGCGCATCCGCGGTGAAAGCACCCTCTATCTCATTCGCTCGGAAATCCTGCCCAACATCGTCGGCCCGGTGCTTGCCGATCTCGGCATTCGTTTCGTCTTCATCGTGCTGCTGCTCTCCGGGCTTTCGTTTCTGGGCCTCGGCGTCCAGCCGCCCTATGCCGATTGGGGCGCGCTTGTGCGCGAGAATATCGGTGGCCTGCCATTCGGCGCGCCGGCGGTGATGTTCCCCTCACTTGCCATCGCCAGCCTCACGATCAGCGTCAATCTGCTGATCGACAACCTGCCGCAGAAGATTCGCGACCGGAGCCCGTCATGA
- a CDS encoding ABC transporter permease: MNNQVLSLVLSRLFVAVITLLIVSFAVFFATTLLPGDTATILLGQAATPEAVEGLRKAMHLDEPALFRFLRWIVGLLQGDLGTSYANEMPVAALIAGRFINTLKLAGVTALFSVPIALTLGITAAMLRGTVYDRIVTVITIGVISVPEFMVATSAALIFAVYLKWLPALSLANEVHSLSDLLRVYAMPVITLTFVVSAQMIRMTRAAVIETLNTPYVEMALLKGASRPRIVFRHALPNALGPIVNAVALSLSYLLGGVIIVETIFNYPGIAKLMLDAVATRDLPLIQSCAMIFCLGYLLLITIADIIAILSNPRLR, encoded by the coding sequence GTGAACAACCAGGTCTTATCGCTTGTGCTGAGCAGATTGTTCGTCGCCGTGATCACACTGCTGATCGTCTCTTTCGCGGTCTTCTTCGCAACAACGCTCCTGCCGGGCGATACGGCGACGATCCTGCTCGGTCAGGCCGCCACGCCGGAAGCCGTCGAAGGGCTGCGCAAGGCAATGCATCTCGACGAGCCGGCCCTCTTTCGTTTCCTGCGCTGGATCGTCGGTCTTTTGCAGGGCGACCTCGGCACGTCCTATGCCAACGAGATGCCGGTCGCTGCCCTGATTGCCGGCCGCTTCATTAATACGCTGAAACTTGCCGGCGTCACCGCGCTGTTCTCCGTGCCGATCGCCCTGACGCTCGGGATCACCGCTGCGATGCTGCGCGGCACCGTCTATGACCGGATCGTCACCGTGATCACCATCGGCGTCATCTCAGTGCCGGAATTCATGGTCGCGACCTCCGCCGCGCTCATCTTCGCCGTCTACCTGAAATGGCTGCCGGCGCTCTCCTTGGCCAACGAAGTCCACAGTCTGAGCGACCTGTTGCGCGTCTATGCCATGCCGGTGATTACGCTCACCTTCGTCGTCTCGGCCCAGATGATCCGGATGACGCGTGCAGCGGTGATCGAGACGCTCAACACGCCCTATGTCGAGATGGCGTTGCTCAAGGGCGCCTCCCGGCCGCGCATCGTCTTTCGCCATGCGCTGCCGAATGCTCTCGGCCCGATCGTCAATGCTGTCGCGCTGTCGCTCTCCTATCTGCTCGGGGGTGTCATCATCGTCGAGACCATCTTCAACTACCCCGGTATCGCCAAGCTGATGCTGGACGCCGTAGCCACCCGCGACCTGCCGCTGATCCAGAGCTGCGCGATGATCTTCTGTCTTGGCTATCTGCTGCTGATCACCATCGCCGATATCATCGCCATTCTTTCCAATCCGAGGCTCCGATGA
- a CDS encoding ABC transporter substrate-binding protein, translating to MNDKITNWTRSDDAMVETALRRGATRRELLHMMLAGGVAMSASGFVLGRAGRALAATPVAGGALKAAGWSSSTADTLDPAKASLSTDYVRCCSFYNRLTFLDKSGTPQMELAEAIESKDAKTWTVKLKKGVTFHDGKPLTAEDVVFSLKRHLDPSVGSKVAKIAAQMTGFKAIDKQTVEITLADPNADLPTILSMHHFMIVADGTTDFTKANGTGAFVREVFEPGVRSVGIKNKNYWKSGPNVDSFEYFAISDDNARVNALLSGDIHLAASINPRSMRLVEAQGDGFTLSKTTSGNYTNLNMRLDMDPGNKRDFIEGMKYLVNREQIVKSALRGLGEIGNDQPVSPVNYYRNADLKPRAFDPDKAKFHFDKAGVLGQSIPVIASEAANSSIDMAMIIQASGAEIGLKLDVQRVPSDGYWDNYWLKAPIHFGNINPRPTPDILFSLLYSSQAPWNESQYKSEKFDKMLIEARGSLDQEKRKAIYDEMQAMIANEAGTIIPAYLSNVDATTAKLKGLEPNPLGGQMGYAFAEYVWLEA from the coding sequence ATGAACGACAAGATCACCAATTGGACCAGATCCGACGACGCCATGGTCGAAACCGCCCTTCGTCGCGGCGCGACCCGTCGTGAACTGCTGCATATGATGCTCGCGGGCGGCGTCGCCATGTCCGCCAGCGGATTTGTGCTCGGCCGCGCCGGCAGGGCTCTCGCCGCGACGCCCGTTGCCGGCGGAGCACTCAAGGCGGCCGGCTGGTCGTCGTCGACGGCTGATACACTCGACCCCGCAAAGGCGTCGCTCTCTACCGACTATGTCCGCTGCTGCTCCTTCTATAACCGCCTCACCTTCCTCGACAAGAGCGGTACGCCGCAGATGGAGCTTGCCGAGGCGATCGAATCCAAGGACGCCAAGACCTGGACCGTCAAGCTGAAGAAGGGCGTCACTTTCCATGACGGCAAACCGCTGACGGCTGAAGACGTCGTCTTCTCGTTGAAGCGCCATCTCGACCCGTCCGTCGGTTCGAAGGTTGCCAAGATCGCCGCCCAGATGACCGGCTTCAAGGCTATCGACAAGCAGACCGTCGAGATCACGCTTGCCGATCCGAATGCCGACCTGCCGACCATCCTGTCGATGCATCACTTCATGATCGTTGCCGACGGGACGACCGATTTCACCAAGGCCAACGGCACCGGCGCTTTCGTCAGGGAAGTCTTCGAGCCGGGCGTTCGTTCCGTCGGGATCAAGAACAAGAACTACTGGAAATCCGGCCCCAACGTCGATTCCTTCGAATATTTCGCCATCAGCGACGACAATGCCCGCGTCAACGCCCTGCTATCAGGCGATATCCACCTCGCAGCCTCGATCAATCCGCGCTCGATGCGCCTTGTCGAAGCCCAGGGTGACGGCTTCACCTTGTCGAAGACGACGTCCGGCAACTACACCAACCTCAACATGCGGCTGGACATGGATCCCGGCAACAAGCGGGACTTCATCGAGGGCATGAAGTATCTCGTCAACCGCGAACAGATCGTCAAATCCGCGCTTCGTGGCCTCGGTGAGATCGGCAACGACCAGCCGGTTTCCCCCGTCAACTATTACCGCAACGCCGATCTGAAGCCGCGCGCCTTCGATCCGGACAAGGCGAAATTCCACTTCGACAAGGCTGGCGTGCTCGGTCAATCCATTCCCGTGATCGCCTCCGAGGCGGCAAACTCGTCGATCGACATGGCGATGATCATTCAGGCGTCAGGCGCCGAGATCGGCCTCAAGCTCGATGTCCAGCGGGTTCCCTCCGACGGTTACTGGGACAATTATTGGCTCAAGGCGCCGATCCATTTCGGCAATATCAATCCACGTCCTACCCCGGACATCCTGTTCTCGCTGCTTTATTCCTCGCAGGCTCCCTGGAACGAGAGCCAGTATAAGTCGGAAAAGTTCGACAAGATGCTGATCGAAGCACGCGGATCGCTCGACCAGGAAAAGCGCAAGGCAATCTACGACGAGATGCAGGCGATGATTGCCAATGAAGCCGGCACGATCATTCCGGCTTATCTCTCGAATGTCGACGCCACCACTGCCAAACTCAAGGGCCTGGAGCCCAACCCGCTTGGCGGCCAGATGGGATATGCCTTCGCCGAATACGTCTGGCTTGAAGCCTGA
- a CDS encoding HAD-IA family hydrolase, translated as MSKSLPEFKYLTFDVVGTLIDFEGGLKTCLAEIAAEAGSEIDGERALSLYREARYSDDADLFPDDLVRVYLAIAPKLGLPADRKYGERLRDSAKSWKGFPDSAAALARLAKNYRLVAMTNARRWAFAFFEKELGNPFHAAFTADDTGTEKPDPAFFETVFAYIASEGHSKDDILHVAQSQYHDIGISRKLRLTNCWIERRHAEKGYGGTIEPAEFTTPDYHFTSMADLADAVAAARA; from the coding sequence GTGAGCAAGAGCCTTCCGGAATTCAAGTATCTGACCTTTGACGTTGTGGGCACCCTCATCGACTTCGAGGGCGGCCTTAAGACCTGTCTCGCCGAGATCGCGGCCGAAGCGGGAAGTGAAATCGATGGCGAACGGGCGCTCAGCCTCTATCGCGAAGCCCGTTACTCCGACGACGCCGACCTCTTTCCCGACGACCTCGTGCGCGTCTACCTCGCAATCGCACCGAAGCTCGGCCTGCCCGCCGATCGCAAATACGGCGAGCGACTGCGGGACTCGGCGAAAAGCTGGAAGGGTTTCCCAGACAGCGCCGCGGCTTTGGCAAGGCTTGCGAAAAACTACCGCCTCGTTGCGATGACGAATGCCCGCCGCTGGGCATTCGCCTTCTTCGAGAAGGAACTCGGCAATCCCTTCCATGCCGCCTTCACCGCCGACGATACCGGGACCGAGAAACCCGACCCCGCCTTCTTCGAGACGGTGTTCGCCTACATCGCATCGGAAGGGCATTCGAAGGATGACATACTGCATGTCGCCCAGAGCCAGTATCACGATATCGGGATTTCCAGGAAACTCCGACTGACCAACTGCTGGATCGAAAGGCGGCATGCTGAGAAGGGTTACGGCGGCACGATAGAACCGGCCGAGTTCACGACACCCGACTATCATTTCACGTCCATGGCCGACCTTGCCGATGCCGTGGCCGCCGCGCGCGCCTGA
- a CDS encoding aspartate aminotransferase family protein, which yields MYANSLIELDRAHLIHPVASYRSHEKHGVRVLASAKGATVTDASGKQLIDGFAGLWCVNAGYGHESIVEAAARQMRELPYATAYFGLGSEPAIRLASELADRAPGDLNHVYFTLGGSDAVDSTIRFIRYYWNARGRPERDQFISVEQGYHGSSTAGAGLTALPAFHAGFGLPFDWQHKIPSHYAYRNPVGEDPQAIIAASLAALKSKVEAIGPERVAAFYVEPIQGSGGVLVPPKGWVKAMREFCREHDILFVADEVITGFGRTGPLFACSEEGVVPDFMTTAKGLTSGYVPMGAVFMADHIYETIAEGAGAAAIGHGYTYSAHPVSAAVGLEVLKLYENGLLDNGVRAGARLMQGLQSLRDHPLVGDVRGRGMLAAVELVVDKVKKTPLPASTEPARRIFDRAWENGLVIRAFGNGALGYAPPLCCTETEIDAIVERTRTTLNQTLEDPDVRRALRA from the coding sequence ATGTACGCCAACTCGCTCATTGAACTCGACCGCGCTCATCTCATCCATCCGGTGGCCTCCTACCGCAGTCATGAAAAGCACGGCGTGCGCGTGCTGGCCTCGGCCAAGGGCGCAACGGTCACCGATGCCTCCGGCAAACAGCTGATCGACGGCTTCGCCGGCCTCTGGTGCGTCAATGCCGGTTACGGCCACGAGAGCATCGTCGAGGCGGCGGCCCGGCAGATGCGGGAGCTTCCCTACGCAACGGCCTATTTCGGTCTCGGCTCCGAGCCGGCGATCCGGCTTGCCTCAGAACTCGCCGACCGGGCGCCCGGTGATCTCAACCATGTTTACTTCACCCTCGGCGGCTCCGACGCGGTGGACAGCACGATCCGGTTCATCCGCTATTATTGGAATGCACGTGGACGGCCGGAGCGCGATCAATTCATTTCGGTCGAACAGGGCTATCACGGCTCCTCGACGGCAGGTGCGGGCCTGACCGCCTTGCCTGCCTTCCATGCCGGCTTCGGCCTTCCCTTCGACTGGCAGCATAAAATTCCGTCTCATTATGCCTACCGCAACCCGGTCGGCGAGGATCCGCAGGCGATTATCGCGGCCTCGCTCGCGGCGCTGAAAAGCAAAGTCGAAGCGATCGGGCCGGAGCGCGTCGCCGCCTTCTACGTCGAACCGATCCAGGGTTCCGGCGGCGTCCTCGTGCCGCCGAAAGGCTGGGTTAAGGCGATGCGCGAATTCTGCCGCGAGCACGACATCCTTTTCGTGGCGGATGAGGTGATCACCGGCTTTGGCCGCACCGGACCGCTATTTGCCTGCAGCGAGGAAGGGGTCGTGCCGGATTTCATGACCACCGCCAAGGGTCTCACCTCCGGCTACGTCCCGATGGGCGCCGTCTTCATGGCCGACCACATCTATGAAACCATTGCCGAGGGTGCCGGTGCCGCCGCGATCGGTCACGGCTACACCTATTCGGCTCATCCCGTCAGTGCCGCCGTCGGCCTCGAAGTCCTCAAGCTATACGAGAACGGTCTGCTCGACAATGGCGTCAGGGCCGGGGCGCGGCTGATGCAGGGCCTCCAATCGCTGAGGGATCACCCGCTCGTGGGTGATGTCCGCGGTCGCGGCATGCTCGCCGCCGTCGAGCTCGTCGTCGACAAAGTCAAAAAGACACCACTGCCGGCATCCACCGAACCCGCCCGCCGGATCTTCGATCGCGCCTGGGAAAACGGCCTCGTCATCCGCGCCTTCGGCAACGGCGCGCTCGGTTATGCGCCGCCATTGTGCTGCACCGAAACGGAAATCGATGCGATCGTCGAGCGCACGCGCACCACGCTGAACCAGACGCTTGAGGACCCGGATGTGCGCCGGGCGCTGCGGGCCTGA
- a CDS encoding GNAT family N-acetyltransferase, translated as MQASQIEIVPFSPDHLDAAVALSRQAGWPHRAEDWQMALALSDGMVAIEGDRVVGTVLVTPYKQDCATINMVIVAKTMRGRGLGRRLMDAALRIAGDRPLRLVATTEGLPLYQKLGFHETGTVLQHQGLAGEIPAPAGTEAATADDLPGIMALDCLAFGADRENLLSYLAKVGAFAVIRRDGGLSGFACLRVFGRGEVIGPVVATNIEDARKLIKHHIARRPGRFLRLDTTAAAGLSPWLAEHGFAHVGGGIAMTNPSVGDAAAPAATTFALANQALG; from the coding sequence ATGCAAGCTAGCCAGATCGAAATCGTCCCGTTCAGCCCCGACCACCTTGACGCCGCCGTCGCGCTCTCCCGACAGGCGGGCTGGCCGCATCGAGCGGAAGACTGGCAGATGGCGCTCGCCTTGAGCGACGGGATGGTCGCAATCGAAGGCGACAGGGTCGTCGGCACGGTTCTCGTCACGCCATACAAGCAAGATTGCGCGACCATCAATATGGTCATCGTCGCCAAAACCATGCGCGGGCGCGGCCTCGGCCGCAGGCTGATGGACGCCGCGCTGCGGATCGCAGGGGACCGGCCGCTGCGGCTGGTCGCAACGACGGAAGGCCTGCCGCTCTATCAAAAGCTCGGCTTCCATGAAACCGGAACCGTGCTGCAGCACCAAGGCCTTGCCGGAGAGATCCCTGCGCCGGCCGGCACGGAGGCCGCCACCGCCGACGATCTCCCTGGCATCATGGCGCTCGATTGCCTTGCCTTCGGCGCCGATCGCGAAAACCTGCTCTCCTATCTGGCCAAGGTCGGCGCGTTCGCCGTCATTCGCCGCGACGGCGGCTTGTCGGGGTTCGCATGCCTGCGCGTCTTCGGGCGTGGCGAAGTGATCGGACCCGTGGTTGCAACGAACATCGAAGACGCCAGGAAACTCATCAAACATCACATTGCCAGGCGGCCAGGACGCTTCCTCAGGCTGGATACCACCGCCGCGGCCGGACTTTCGCCTTGGCTCGCCGAACACGGCTTCGCCCATGTCGGCGGCGGCATCGCAATGACAAATCCATCGGTCGGCGACGCCGCCGCCCCTGCTGCCACCACGTTCGCCCTTGCCAACCAGGCGCTCGGCTGA